From Streptomyces sp. NBC_01460, a single genomic window includes:
- a CDS encoding peptidase inhibitor family I36 protein gives MRTTVLAATLAATALVPATAMSSGATPAVHHGAAVHHGAAVHHGPAGQERSRRAPQAAPAGLAPCGAGQLCLWAKPDFTGAAQVHELSTVDIESCVPLPAGSSAQALVNRTGRPVTTYQSAECAETGEFETYPGGGTWVPRSPYTVRAFKIWES, from the coding sequence ATGCGTACGACCGTTCTCGCCGCCACCCTGGCGGCCACCGCGCTCGTCCCGGCCACGGCCATGTCCTCCGGCGCCACGCCCGCCGTCCACCACGGGGCCGCCGTCCACCACGGGGCTGCCGTCCACCACGGGCCCGCCGGGCAGGAGCGCTCACGCCGCGCGCCGCAGGCCGCACCCGCGGGGCTCGCGCCCTGCGGGGCGGGGCAGCTCTGCCTCTGGGCCAAGCCCGACTTCACCGGGGCCGCACAGGTCCATGAGCTGTCCACCGTCGACATCGAGAGCTGTGTCCCGCTGCCGGCCGGCAGCTCCGCACAGGCCCTGGTGAACCGCACCGGGCGGCCCGTGACCACCTACCAGTCGGCCGAGTGCGCCGAGACCGGCGAGTTCGAGACCTACCCGGGCGGCGGCACCTGGGTGCCCCGGTCGCCGTATACGGTCAGGGCCTTCAAGATCTGGGAGAGCTGA